The DNA window TACGTCCCGGGCAGTTACCTGCCGGACGGGATGCGGCTGCTGCACGTCACCGACGACCCGAACGAGGCCGGCCGCGCACCGGTCGGCGACAGTCTGCTCGCCGACGCCGTTCTCACCCTGGAGCAACTGCTGCCGCTGCTGCCCGCCCGCACACCCGGGCGCACCCGCACCCCGGTCGAGCACCGGATGGCCCCGATGCCGACCGCCACCGCCGCCGCGACCACGACGGACGGTCCGCTGCAGGCGCGGCAGGTCTTCGAGGTGCTGAACGAGGTACGGCCGCCGCACACCGTGCTGGTCGAGGAGTCGCCGTCCAACCTGGCCGACCTGCACGCGGCGTGGCCGATCACCGAGCCGGACACCTTCTACACCTTCGCCAGCGGCGGCCTCGGCTGGAACCTCCCGGCGTCCGTCGGCATCGCGCTCGGCGAGCGGGACAGCGGCCGGCACCGCCCGGTGGTCGCGATCATCGGGGACGGGTCGTTCCAGTACTCGGTGCAGTCCATCTGGACCGCGGCGCAGCACGACCTGCCGATCCTGTTCGTGGTGCCGCGCAACGGCGAGTACGCGATCCTGAAGTCCTTCGCGGTCCTTGAGCAGACCCCGAACGTCCCGGGACTGGACATCCCGGGCATCGACATCGTCGCGCTGGCAACGGGGTACGGCTGCCACGCCGAGCGGGTCGAGACCCTGGATGCGCTCCGCGCCGCCGCCACCGCCGCCTTCGGCCGGTCCGGGCCGACCGTGTTGGAGGTCCCGATCGCGCCGACGGTGCCGCCACTGATCTGAGATCCGGCACCGTCCACCCTTGCGCTGGAGTGCACTCCAGGACCTAGCGTGGGGATCATGGTCATCACGGACACGCAGACGACGGGCGCGACGCTCGGCATCGCCGAGGTCGCGCAGGTGAGCGGGCTGAGCCAGGACACGCTGCGCTGGTACGAGCGGGAGGGTCTGCTGCCCGCGGTGCGCCGCGGCCCCGACCGCCGCCGCCGGTACACCGAGCGGGAGGCGGCCCTGGTGCGGATGCTCGCGAAGATGCGGGACAGCGGCATGCCGGTGCACGAGATGCGGGAGTTCTCGGCACTTGTCGCCGGCGGCGCGGCCACCCACGGCCGGCGGCTGGCCATCCTGGAACGTCACCGGGAGCGAATCGAGCAGCGCAAGGCGGATCTGGACGCGCATCTGGTGGTGCTGGACGAGAAGGTCGACCACTACCGGTTCCTCATCGACACCGGCCTCGACTGCGATGGTGCCCCGGTGACCGCCGACATCGCCGTCCGGCAGGCGGCCCGGGCATGACCGGCACGCATCCGACGGGCACCGTGGTGCTCGGCGACGGGCTGGTGGTGAGCCGCTCGGGGTTCGGCGCCATGGCACTGACCGGTGTGTACGGGTCCAGCGACGACGCGCAGAACCTGGCCACGCTGCACCATGCGCTGGACATCGGCGTCACCTTCATCGACACCGCCGACGTCTACGGCGCCGGGGACAGCGAACGCACCGTCGGCGCAGTGGCGCGGACCCGGCGCGAGGAGATGACGATCGCGACGAAGTTCGGCATCACCGGGTCGATCGCGGAGAAGACCCTCGGCTCACGCAACGACCCGGCCTACGCGGCGCAGGCGTGCGAGGCCAGCCTGGCCCGGCTCGGCGTCGACGTGATCGACCTGTACTACCTGCACCGGCGCGAGGTCGGGGTGCCGATCGAGGAGGTGATCGGTGCGATGGCCGCCCTCGTCGACGCGGGGAAGGTGCGTCACCTCGGCCTGTCCGAGGTGACCGCCCACGAGCTGCGGGCCGCGTGCGCCGTGCACCCGATCGCCGCGGTGCAGAGCGAGTGGTCCGTCTGGAGCCGGGATGTCGAGCGGGCCGTGGTGCCTGCCGCAGCGGAGCTCGGTGTCGGCTTCGTGCCCTACTCGCCGCTGGGCCGCGGATTCCTCACCGGCACCTTCGCCGACCCGGCCGCCTTCGCCGGCGACTGGCGGGCCGGCCTCACCCGGTTCAGCGGTGATGCCTTCGATGCCAACCTCGCGATCGTCGCCGCCATCGGCGGCATCGCCGCCGACCGGGGCGTGACGACCGCCCAGATCGCCCTCGCGTGGCTCTACGCCGCCGGCCGGCAGCACTGCCTCCCGATCGTCCCGATCCCGGGCACCCGCCGCGCGGAGCGGATCGACGAGAACGCCGCCGCGGCCGACATCGTCCTCACCGTGGAGGAACTCGCCGTCCTCGACGGGCTCTCGGCAGAAGTGGTCGGCCCGCGCTCGGACTCCGACGACCCGAACTGGACCAGTGACTCGCGGGAGCGCGCTGTCGGAGACTGATCCGTCGGACACCGCATCCTTTCGTCAGTGGAGGTGCACACCCGATGTCGATTCCGGCTGCAGATCGTCCGCTTCCGGGTCTACGGTCGCTGCATGGCCACGATCACGCAGTTGCCGGCGGACCCCCGCATCGCACCGCTGAGCCCTGCCACCTGGGAGGCGTTCGCCGGGCTGGTGGAGCGACACAACGGGATCTTCGGCGGGTGCTGGTGCACGTACTTCCACGACTGCGAAGGTCGCGGCCCCGGCTACGACGGCAGCCGGGACTTCAAGAAGCTGATGGTCAAGCGCGGCGTGGCCCACGCCGCTCTGGTGCTGGACGGCGACGAGGCGATCGCCTGGGCCGAGTTCGGCAGCCCGGACGAACTGCCGAACATCCACCACCGCAAGCAGTACGACAAGGAGAAGGGCGGTGACCCGGACTACCGGATCACCTGTGTCTTCGTCGACCGCCGCTACCGCCGGCAAGGAGTCACCGAGCTCGCGATCCGCGGCGCCCTCGAGCTCATCGGCAGCAAAGGCGGCGGGAGGGTCGAGTCCTACCCGCACGACCTGACCGGGCAGACCAAGAAGATGTCCGCCTCGTTCCTCTACAACGGCACCCGCCGGCTCTACGAACGACTCGGATTCACCTACCTGCGCCCGAAAGGCCTGAAGAACTGCGTGATGTCGATCGAGGTGCCGGCGCGCACCTGAAGATCGGCGGGCGTCAGACCGGTCACCCTGCGATCCCCGGGCCGCTGGGCAACGTGAGGCGATATCCCGACCAACAGCGGACTCGGCATCCGATGTCGTCCGTCGCCCCGGACGCGGCTCGCGGAGCGTGACGACAACGTCATCGGGTTGAGACCGATGGCTGCGGAACATGCTTCGGGGCCATTCGGCCGCGCACGTGCCGGCCGGCACTCGAGTAGCCCCGGCCGGTGTCCGCGGGTACCGTCAGGAGGTCCCGCTCGCCGGGATCGGCGAGCAACCACAGGTCAAGGAGGACCCATGGCAACCGCTCTCCGCACCGTGATCAGCCCGAGCAGGTACGTTCAGGGCAAGGGTGCGATCCACCAGCTGGGCGAGTTCCTGAAGCCGATCGGCTCGACGCCGTTGCTCGTCGCCGACGAACTGGTGTGGGGGTTGGTCGGCCATGATGTCGAGAAGTCCCTGCAGGAAGCAGGACTCACGGCGCAGTGGGAGCGGTTCGGCGGGGTGCCGAGCGCGAAGGAGGTCGACCGGATCGTCGAGGTGATCCGGAGGAGCGGATCGGACGTGGTGGTCGCCATCGGCGGTGGCAGTGCGATCGACACGGTGAAGGCGGCCGGTCATCTCGCGGGTATCCGGTGGGCGAACTGCCCGACGGTGGCGTCGACAGACGCTCCGTGCAGCGCACTCTCGGTCATCTACACCGAGTCCGGCGAGTTCGAGGAGTACCGCTTCTTCCCGCGCAACCCCGACCTGGTGCTGGTCGACTCGCAGATCGTGGCCAATGCCCCCGCGTCGCTGCTGATCGCCGGCGTCGGTGACGCGCTCGCCACCTGGCTGGAGGCCCGGGCGACCGCACGGTCCAACTCCACCACCATGGCCGGCGGCCTGCCGACGGTGACCGGTACGGCCCTTGCCCAGCTGTCCTGGGATGTGTTGTGGGAGAACGCCCTGCAGGCCGTCGACGCCGTCCGCGACCACCAGGTGACCCCGGCCGTGGAGAAGGTCATCGAGGCGAACACGCTGCTGTCCGGACTCGGTTTCGAGTCCGGCGGACTCGCCGCGGCGCATGCTGTGCACAACGGTCTCACCGCCGTCGGCGCCACCCACGGCCTCGCTCACGGACAGAAGGTGAACATCGGCTCGGTGACCCAGCTGGTGCTGGAGGGCGCCCCGTCCTCCGAGATCCGCGACTTCATCGAGTTCACCACCCGGGTCGGGCTGCCCACTACCCTGACCGAGGTCGGCCTCCGTGCCGACGATGTCGAGAGCCTGACGACGGTCGCCGATGCGGCGACCGTCCCGGGCGAGACGATCCACTCGATGCCGTTCGCGGTCACCAGCCCGGACGTTGTCAGCGCCCTGGTCTCGATCGAGAAGTTCGCCACCCGGGTGCGCGACGAGGCGGGGTTGCCGGCGCCGACGCCGTACACCGCGCACCACTGAGGGCCGGACCTGTCCCGTCAGGCCGTCACGGATCCGCGTTCCC is part of the Nakamurella alba genome and encodes:
- a CDS encoding MerR family transcriptional regulator is translated as MVITDTQTTGATLGIAEVAQVSGLSQDTLRWYEREGLLPAVRRGPDRRRRYTEREAALVRMLAKMRDSGMPVHEMREFSALVAGGAATHGRRLAILERHRERIEQRKADLDAHLVVLDEKVDHYRFLIDTGLDCDGAPVTADIAVRQAARA
- a CDS encoding aldo/keto reductase, which encodes MTGTHPTGTVVLGDGLVVSRSGFGAMALTGVYGSSDDAQNLATLHHALDIGVTFIDTADVYGAGDSERTVGAVARTRREEMTIATKFGITGSIAEKTLGSRNDPAYAAQACEASLARLGVDVIDLYYLHRREVGVPIEEVIGAMAALVDAGKVRHLGLSEVTAHELRAACAVHPIAAVQSEWSVWSRDVERAVVPAAAELGVGFVPYSPLGRGFLTGTFADPAAFAGDWRAGLTRFSGDAFDANLAIVAAIGGIAADRGVTTAQIALAWLYAAGRQHCLPIVPIPGTRRAERIDENAAAADIVLTVEELAVLDGLSAEVVGPRSDSDDPNWTSDSRERAVGD
- a CDS encoding GNAT family protein, yielding MATITQLPADPRIAPLSPATWEAFAGLVERHNGIFGGCWCTYFHDCEGRGPGYDGSRDFKKLMVKRGVAHAALVLDGDEAIAWAEFGSPDELPNIHHRKQYDKEKGGDPDYRITCVFVDRRYRRQGVTELAIRGALELIGSKGGGRVESYPHDLTGQTKKMSASFLYNGTRRLYERLGFTYLRPKGLKNCVMSIEVPART
- a CDS encoding glycerol dehydrogenase; this encodes MATALRTVISPSRYVQGKGAIHQLGEFLKPIGSTPLLVADELVWGLVGHDVEKSLQEAGLTAQWERFGGVPSAKEVDRIVEVIRRSGSDVVVAIGGGSAIDTVKAAGHLAGIRWANCPTVASTDAPCSALSVIYTESGEFEEYRFFPRNPDLVLVDSQIVANAPASLLIAGVGDALATWLEARATARSNSTTMAGGLPTVTGTALAQLSWDVLWENALQAVDAVRDHQVTPAVEKVIEANTLLSGLGFESGGLAAAHAVHNGLTAVGATHGLAHGQKVNIGSVTQLVLEGAPSSEIRDFIEFTTRVGLPTTLTEVGLRADDVESLTTVADAATVPGETIHSMPFAVTSPDVVSALVSIEKFATRVRDEAGLPAPTPYTAHH